The Solanum lycopersicum chromosome 2, SLM_r2.1 DNA window GCGAAGCAACCTATAACAGTGAACTCCTCATAAAGGAGTCAAATATTCATATAGGTAGACCCCTACTCGAGGGATATCGGTAACGGTATACTAGTAACGGTATACTAGTTCTACCTTCACACTAGCtacgttctctttctttttcttttttttttctttagttgcAGCATTGCTGCTATTCTGTTAGGGGTTTCagcctctttttttttttttttttaaattgtctgatctctttttttaaatgagAGTTGAATGGCCTATATTTCCTTATTTAAATATAGGGTATTACAGTTAGACCTTTTTTATATTCAAGTCATTCTATTAAATGTATACATTGTTTAAATTCAATGGTCAAACAATGGATTATATTTGAGGATAGATTTTCATAGCTTCGAGCGTAGCTTAACagataaaaaaacatttattatttcataCCGATTGTAACCCTTTGTGACTTAGTAATTACAAGGTTGTAGATATAGAggttgataaaataataaagaatgtaagggtaaataagttattatttccTTTACTTCTACTATATAATATTTACTTCATTCTTTGACATTACACAAGAGATGTACATTTTTCTTAGTTTCATCAGCCTGATTCTTCTTAATTAAGTGAGTACAATATAAGTTAGGCATATGATGAGTtttaccaatatatatatatatatatatatatatatatatatatatatatatatatatatatatatatatatatatatatacacggcACGTGCGTTGCACTTATGTATATAAATACTTCGgtagaataatttaattttagtatATGAATAACATCACCTAtggtaaaaaataattcatttttattaagttttaacCTTATCTTTGTAGAATGATAGTCTGTGCCACATATATATCATATAGTTGTTGCCTAATGAAAGTATGTTTATTATCTAGTATCTCATGGAAGTTGTATCatgatataaaatagtaaaattttaaataataataattaatagatgaataaaatgtaaagtatttatttatcgaatcattaatttgatttaagatcattttttgataaattaatattttctaatcTATTTTATCTAGCGAGTGTGTctagtgaaataaaaaaaaattatatggaaCAATACACcgaaaaaatatatgttcatgTTATATTCGCTCTAGTATTCCATGTGATTTAAATCTGTTGCCACCAAAACTTTACTTTCTCTGCTCATTTTTACgtacatatttattaaaaatagtaattatcaTGACTATGTTATCATAttataagtaaaagtaaaaatctatttttgaaatagtgAATTTAACATCAAAACTAATAATTCATTGGATTACATTGAtagtcattttttaaataaaatcaggaagaaatttcttcatttgagggaaatgaataaaaaataaaaaacaaaaaagaaatatcttACCCAAATTATatgtctttttttatatatttttagtattcTCTCTTCCACAATTTTTCGTCACAATGatgaaaatggtaaaaaaaagtacaagtgtgaattgatgaatgatttgctataatttttttaccaattttttttatgaggtATCTCGAATTTCGAATAACACTTGATATTGTTTAAGAAGAGTAgagaatttaaataaattgtacTTTTAAAGTATAAGGAAACCCCTCTCTTAATAGCTACCAAATAATAGTATGAATAGGTGTTAATTGCGCCTTATCAGAAAAGTAACAACCATTCGAAAAAGTCACTACTTATCTAAAAAGTCAAAATCCATTTAAAAAGGCACAACCCTTTAGAAAAGCCACAatccttgaaaaaaaaaatcacaacccCTCGAAAAAGTCAAGcccataaaaaaaaagtcacaaccctttggaaaagtcacaatgctttgatttgatgaaaatgtatctactttcaataaaataaaattaaaaaattaattaagtaattaattaaattgagtATTTTTATTTGGGGTATTATAGTAATTCAACATTCATATTAGGGAGTTCATACTTTTAATGTagtatagatagatagatagataaatagatagatagatagatataaagATACAAAATCAATCTCTATTATatgtttttgctaaaattaaaaatataattttttcaatatttgcGTCTTATGTACTTGTTTCTTCCTTATAGTTATCTATGGCTACACCAAAGGGTAAAACTTCTACCAATAGAAGTGATGAACAAGAAATTGATCTCAATCTTACACTTGGTGGTATTTATAATACTTGAAATCCTAACGGAAATTCAGTGCCTCAACCGTTTTCACAAATTATTTCATCTGTTGCCAATAATTCTGCTTTTCAGCGGGCTATTGAGATTATGAGATCTGAAATTAATAACAACTCAAAGATAGGGAAGATATGCCTGAAATTTATGGTTTGGTGTATATccatttttttacattttgttGATCTTACATGATTTTAGGTTATTGTATTTTAGTTTCTTCACTCCTATATTATGAATAGGCTTAGGGTTTCTTGAATGTTAGAATTATTGGACATATTAAAACATTGATTGCAAGTCATATAAGTTATCATAAATCATATTCGTTGATTCAATATATGGCATTTATCTAGTTATTGGAGTCATTAGTGATAATATTGAACTCATTCTTAATCCATTTCCCTATTTATCACTCAATccaatgattaatttatatttctaaTTCATAATTTGATTACAAACTCTCATGTCACTGTAATAACTAAAGTTGGAGTTTTGATGGCCATTTTACCACTAAAACACACTTCTAACTCACACCATCTTTATGTTATAGTTTCAGTCACCTCTACATCATCTTGTTtgatgatttaattattaaggACATTGAAATAATAtagttaatttatattaattcttaaaatttaatctttataagaaaaagggaaaatgcacaagtaccccctcaacctatgcccaaaatcccagagacacacttatactatattaaggtcctattacccccctgaacttattttataagtaattttctaccccttttttggctacgtggcactagtttgaaaaaaaaaagtcaaccatcgttgggcccacaagataatgccacgtaggacgaaaaggggtaaaaaatgattaataaaataagttcagggggggtaataggaccttaatatagtataagtgtgtctctggaatttcgggcatagattgagggggtacttgggcattatccctaagaAAAATCCCAAAAATCTTTTCTACAATAGTATTAtcctttaattaaatagtattatCATAATCGATCAAACTAGTATGCACCTTAAACGGTTTGATTAAAAACTAAATGGTAATTTAAGAATAAACTACTGTCTTAAATTGTTATAGGTTCAATATGAACTCATTTTTTATACTGATACGTTaaacacattatatatatatatatatatatatatatatatatatataaatataaatataaaattaaacatataattttttcagtATTTGTATCTTATATATTTGTCTTTCTTCCTTGTAGAGATCTATGGCTTTACCAAAGGGTAAATACTTTTACCTATAGAACTTATGAACAAGAACTTATCTCAATCTCACACTTGGTGGAATTTATAATACTGGAAAATTTCAGTGCCTCagcctttttaaaaaattatagcaTCAGTTGCCAACAATCCTGCATTTCAGCGGACTATAGAAATTATAAGATCTGACATAAATAACAACTCAAAAGATAAGGAAGAGATGCCTGAAATTTATGGTATGGtgtatattcattttttaaaatcttgttTATGCCTTCTTATGCtctttacattttttaaatctCCCCTTCTGCCTTTTGGGGTAGAAGGCAAAAAGATAACGTAAGGGAGGGATAGAAGATTTAATTTAGCTGACAACCCTAGTCAGCGAGCTTAagaacttttttctttctccGATTGTTTTCTATTGGTCGTCAACCACAAATTAAATCTATACATTTTTCCTACTTATACATGTTTGACCTAGTTAAGTTGTATTGACGAAATTGATTTGTTTCAATCAATCAAGAATGACTTCCCTATATTCCACATATTTATTTACTCTACTAGTCTCAGaacacgtgcgttgcacgtgtatttcaaataaacatcaataaaaaaataaattaaaaagtatataataaactattaggagaacatgatatttttttcGAGTGTTCTCTCGATATTTTCGATCTACTGCACATTAGATAAGATTTCAAACTTACCCATTTATAAGCAATTAAATGTACAGACAGTAGTCATCAACAactaaaaaattcatgaaattgatCAATCAAAAGGTGATTAGAtatcaatatttgaaaaatatttcaagaaagACACATTaagttaaagaattaaaaagggaaaatgcgACGTTACTTAAAGTCTTCTTGCATCCTTAATGTGTGTCGTTACAAATGTAACTACttccttaaaaacttttagatATACCCAGACTTACATTTATAGGCTTACAACTACTATCCATCACTGCTAGAGAAGACTTGGAGTTGCTACATTTGTTGAAGAAAATGTGATATGTTTTGCTAGCAAACAACTGCAATATCAATTATTAATAGTTTAATAGTTTATAACATGGTTTCTTTTATGCGGGAAACTATGCTTAGAGAGTTTCAAAGAGAGTTGATCATCATTCAACATCAAACCATATGTGTAACAACACTCAATTTTTGATGTGTGATTATACCTTTCAAGCTAtttattttacctattaaaaaattacaaagttATCATTGAAATGAAGTTAGCAAATCAAACGGAAAAATCTAGATTTAATAAGATTGTACCTGAAAATTATAAGACACTTTTGTACCCACTTAACAATGGAAGTGTATGTTGAATGACTAATATTGAGTATGTTTATATAGTGAAGTCTTTAACATTTGTTgataaaaactctttcatattcCTCAATTACTCAATTTGATTCCTTTAAACTTCTCTTAATTAGCAAAATACGTTTCAACTTCTATATTAATTGAAGCTTATTAGTGTTCATCCTATTTCGTTGTTTCACACAGTAATTGAGTAGACTACTGAACTTCTCATTTTGCTCCTCTATTATGTAATTCaaatattactatttaattagatatttaatttatatttgggtaaagtattttattactttttaatttagtataggggcaaaatagtaattcaactttacaCTTTAGAGCttcatacttataataatatatgataggTCTTAAACCctttaaatttcttcttttattttctttgaatattGGAGTCTACACCGTACATCCCTGAGAAAGGTAACTCAATAGTTTTTCCTCCAAAAATTACAGAGAAGAGAAAAGCAAACTAATCAAACTTTTGTTCCAGAAAGCAATGAAGAATCTGCTATCTAATTCAATGCGGAAAAGGGGAAGTCAACTCTCTTATCAGAAAGCAATGGAGAAACGCCatcaaagaaaattaagaattcTGATGAAGTATTGGATAAGGGTAACTCAATTGTATTATTAGAAAGCAATGGAGAAAAGCTATAAAAGAAAGTTaagaattcaaataattttgtcACTTTGATGAATACTAGTAATCCAGTAAGGACTTAACACATGCACATGCACGCAGATGCACGCGCGCGCACTcagacacatacacacacacaataAAACTTCTACCAGTAGAAGTGATGAACAAAAAATTGATCTCAATCTCGAACTTGGTGGCATTTATTGGAAATCCTACCAGAATTTCAGTACCTAAGTTGTTTTCACAAATTTCAGCGGGCTATTGAGATTATAAGATCTGTCATGAATAACAACTCAAAAGATAGGAAAGATATGCCTGAAATTTATGGTATGGTGAACGTccattttttaacattttgttGGTCTTACATGATTTTAGGTTGCATTTTTTTCATCTTGTTTATGCCTTCTTATGCTTAATAGCTTTCTCCTTTCTTCGATTGCTTTCTATTGTTCGTCAACCACCAACTACATCAATACATTTTCACTACTTGTACATGCTTGACCTAGTTAAACTGTattgagaaaattattatatttcaatcaATCAACAATGCCTTCCCTATATTCCACATATTTTTTTACTCTATAGGTCTTAATCCctttagatttattttcttgttctCTCGTATTAATAGAGTATAAATCGTACAATCCTGAGAAAAGTAACTCAATAGTTGTTCCCCCAAAAATTgcagagaagagaaaagaaactAGACCAACTTTTGTTCCTAAAAGCAATGGAGAATCTGCTATCAAATTCAATGGAAAAGGGTAAGTCAATTCTCTTACCAGAAAGCAATGGAGAAAAGCCATCgaataaatttaagaattttaatgaAGTATTTGATAAGGGTAAGTCAATTGTATTACTATAAAGCAATGGAGAAAGCTGTTAAAGAACGTTAAGAATTTTGATAATGTTGTAAATTCGATGAATATTAGTGATCTACTAAGGACTATGCCTTGTGGGACCACTTTTGGTGGTATCATAAATGGAAAGCTGACAGAAGGGATTATCTATAGTGATggagaagaaaagagaatttCAATACTTTGTATTTGTCATGGAATGTTCTACAGGACAGCTGAATTTGTGAAGCATGGCGGTGGGAAAGAGGTTGATGATCCcatgaaatttattaaagaaGTTGATGATGCATAAATAGGCAATATTTAATGTCCTATGTTACAAAATGTTGTCAAATTGTTCAAATGTAACTTAAActttagttttacatttttattttacataaagTCTTAATTGATTGTccattat harbors:
- the LOC138342063 gene encoding ninja-family protein AFP2-like, which codes for MEGEHIKNDLKTGLACEIADIFTKGLPLVLFEDLQDNRSIRRSPASTAEYKSYNPEKSNSIVVPPKIAEKRKETRPTFVPKSNGESAIKFNGKGDLLRTMPCGTTFGGIINGKLTEGIIYSDGEEKRISILCICHGMFYRTAEFVKHGGGKEVDDPMKFIKEVDDA